In one window of Rhodospirillales bacterium RIFCSPLOWO2_02_FULL_58_16 DNA:
- a CDS encoding peptide ABC transporter ATP-binding protein, with the protein MTIPLLDVRGLEVAFDADAGLLRAADGVSFSIGAGRTLGLVGESGCGKSVTALSILRLTPSPGRIVSGQIIFDGADLLGFSERRMEEVRGKRISMIFQEPMTALNPVYAVGDQIAEALLIHTAASRAEAFAAAVAMLDRVGMPDPASRAACYPHQLSGGMRQRAMIAMALICEPGLLIADEPTTALDVTIQAQILDLMLRMQRRMGLSILFITHDLAVVSAIADEVAVMYAGRIVERSPAQALFAEPRHPYTRGLMATIPSGRRGRLPVMPGIVPNLCDLPVGCRFADRCPLVEKQCRTSEPVLEESENGRWAACWKAGHG; encoded by the coding sequence GTGACTATCCCTCTTCTTGATGTGCGGGGACTGGAGGTGGCGTTTGATGCGGACGCAGGCCTCCTGAGGGCCGCCGACGGGGTGTCGTTTTCCATCGGCGCCGGACGCACCCTGGGATTGGTCGGGGAATCGGGATGCGGCAAGTCGGTGACCGCATTATCCATCCTGCGTCTGACGCCGTCGCCGGGGCGCATTGTTTCAGGGCAGATTATTTTCGACGGCGCCGATCTTCTCGGCTTTTCCGAGCGCCGGATGGAGGAGGTGCGGGGAAAGCGCATCTCGATGATCTTCCAGGAGCCGATGACGGCGCTGAATCCGGTTTATGCCGTCGGCGACCAGATCGCCGAGGCTCTGCTCATCCACACGGCGGCGAGCCGCGCCGAGGCCTTCGCCGCCGCCGTCGCCATGCTGGACAGGGTCGGCATGCCCGATCCCGCCTCCCGCGCCGCCTGCTATCCCCATCAGTTATCGGGCGGCATGCGCCAGCGGGCGATGATAGCCATGGCGCTGATTTGCGAACCGGGATTGTTGATCGCCGACGAGCCGACGACGGCGCTGGACGTCACCATCCAGGCGCAAATTCTGGATTTGATGCTCAGGATGCAACGTCGCATGGGGCTGTCCATCCTGTTCATCACCCACGATCTGGCGGTGGTATCCGCAATCGCCGATGAGGTGGCGGTGATGTACGCCGGCCGCATAGTGGAGCGAAGCCCCGCCCAGGCGCTGTTTGCCGAGCCGCGCCACCCTTATACCCGTGGCTTGATGGCGACGATCCCGAGCGGGCGCAGGGGGCGGCTGCCGGTCATGCCGGGGATCGTCCCCAATCTTTGCGATCTGCCGGTCGGGTGCCGGTTTGCGGATCGTTGCCCCCTCGTTGAGAAACAGTGCCGGACTTCGGAGCCGGTCCTGGAGGAATCCGAAAACGGTCGTT